gagatgggtttagaGGAGAAGCAAATGGAAGTTGACCCatgctcaacatctgaggaggaaaaggaagatgaggtatcatgtacatcctcaagggttgaagaatcTAAGACAATTgaagaggaagtcttggaagtcaacataACAAGCACCTCCAccaaagtgaagtcaaaggaccacataatatGCTTCGCTGCAATgggaaaggacactacaagagtaggtgtccgtTGGGCaaaaagaaggtaactcctaaactcattcaagttaatttaaatactaataagggttgtaggaatgaagaagtccAAAGAAGGAAAATGCGcattgtgtgcttcacgtgtgtggagaagggccactaccataCCAAATGCCCTAAGAATTAAGAAgttgtagcatttgaagaaatgggagaagaagaagaggaaaagctCAAGTTGAgcgggagcttcaagggtaagggaggtataccataatttgaatcgtaattcaaatgtttattctcccatgcatgctagaaataatttctattatttacccatgtaaaattttggatttagatatcatgataggaatagggtaaatgttagagataaccctaggagactcattcatgataaatctaaaaatgatagacctaaggagaacctaggtaaaaatctcaagaaggggagacacatgcctagaaaaatagataggtctaggaatgttcatggtggacatgttgactctaggtttaggaacctagaaagggagaatcaagctttaaacgCAAAGCTTGATcgattggagaaaaccctagctaGATTCATGATGGATCTAGAGGGttgagtatggtgttgggtagtcaaaaacccaacaatgataaatCAGGTTTGAGATACCGATCcagtgtctccaaggctaagggaaaatCTTATGGTAGGGGTTGCATATGACTTAGTAAGGAGGAGCCAATAAATggaaagggaaagtcatttaatggtaagaagaaattaaccaaggacaaggtgtccaaggttaaaaaggttaggtttgtagaccaagtgtcaccggaggtgcatcgatgtggcctagcaattgtagatgagtcacctagggaagtggctaagattaagagctctaaggggagctcaaatagtcaatttgggacccatggcaaatggatctcaagtgcattttacttgggagtctaaaggagccatggagtgtgttaaatggtttggagatggacttgagtctcagACCTAAGGAATTGGCAAACATGGGTTATGTTTCAtacaaggaaatatgacattgggatcatattacatgataattagttttggatgtatagatggcatataaaccaatgctagggatgcatggTGGgctagtatgggcaaatacatcaagaggaagccaaaactaggactttaggtcaaggttcaattaaaccatttagctagttttggattttatgtcaatcttgggattggtgatagatacatttttgaatgtattttttccaaatagacatgggtaaaacagacttctccacaaaatttagaaatttttagatgtCTGCAAAATTTctagtgcatttctgaaattaTGTTCAGAATGCTGATTAGGTTGGAATTAGGgtgtcagtcgactgatacagttaccagtcaactggtaatgtGTATTTCAAACACATAATGGTTTTGTGTGTTGAATTCGataggagcagtcgactggtgcttgtgGCAATCTAACGATACCaatctgaaattattttcaacacTGAATTTTAaccgggtcagctcgtataggtgtatgagatcctagGGGGATAAatacgagtttagggtcaatttggatgataagtttcaacaattgagatattgttggagttTTTTTATATTAGGctaagggggagaagtaaggtttaagtgGAAACCCCTTAAATGCCTTTGTATttggtaaaattcctagctcaatggggagcataggtgtagggggagctttgtgataggttcttaaatagccctgtgataaaattcctagctcaatggggagcataggtgtagggggagccttgggataggttccaatgcatgttgcatattgtttcgacagtgtaagtccaactgtgtagccttggcaacgtaagttcattcggcggtgtagggggagaagtaaggtttttgATATTAGGctaagggggagaagtaaggtttaagtgggaaaaccttaaatgcctttgcatttggtaaaattcctagctcaatggggagcataggtgtagggggagccttgtgataggttcttaaataaccttgtggtaaaattcctagctcaatagggagcataggtgtagggggagccttgggatagtttccaatgcatgttgcatattgtttcggcagtgtaagtctaagtgtatagccttggcaacgtaagtctattcggtggtgtaagtccaagtgtgtatccttggcaacgtaagtccattgtttttagcatattgttttgttattatgttttttctaacttaaacgtattgctaaacatcaaaaagggagagattgttggagcaatcccaatggttcgttcAACCATATGTTTTAgtgtttggacaaagggtttaagttaggttcacccctGTATTTGAtttgtgtatttgagttgtgcaggtttataggatacacatataactcaggttgatggcttcgggtccggtgaaagatggagcatccgagggaccatggacaaggtagcaaggacaagagtcgagggaagcgacttcgaaacatacgcgaaggatgacattgggacgagccacgggcttgggtgcatccgaggggcgagagccaaaggaattaggcttgaaggcaagaggtcaagactgcaaagaagcatcaagtgagtcgtaagggtaagGGTCCAAGTGTTGAGAGACTGTACtcggggtaccagtcgactgaagGAAATagtagtcgactgggagcgaacagaatgcttctgttggttcgaccagtgtggagcagtcgacttgtactttcaccagtcgacttgtactttcaccagttgactggtatcgagtcgttgggttgtaacagtcgaatctccacatagggcagtcgactggtactttcatcagtcgactagtaggcagagttttccaacccgtggcctatataaccaaagcttggaagcttggttaaggttaacGAAATAGAAGTGGTTAACCCTTATTAGTAGTCTACATATGCCCTAGCGtctcaagagttcttgtgagagttgtggtgggGTTTCTTcatccacaaggagctacgtgagctagctagAGTTTGTCGGGGAgttatccaccgacggatcaggatcatccaccttacggacaaccgtggaataggaaccctaatctccgaaccacattacatcGACCTATATTGGTTTACTTTGTCCTTATTgcctttagcttttgtattcatatttatttttgtattattccgctgcgcaactaacgaatacgtaggaagctatcgatttggggacgacgtctattcaaccccccttctaaccggccaTATATAAGATCCCCAATaggtattaatttaaattattgtcATTTcttattatattcatttttttaaTCTTCAAACTTATTGTGAATTgctcaacgaaagtactcaatgaGTATCAGCCTTGGACTAGCAGTCGTCAAACTGTGAACCAAGTGAAAAATAAAGTTTGTtagcattttattttattttcttttcttttcttttctgttgCGTTATCTCTCAAAGCTTTCTGAAAAAGTGAAAAAAATCGATGCACACTAATCATCTCCTTTAGCGCTTTCTCTAATCCTAAATAGTGATTATCGTATAGGATGACGAGAAGGGGGATAATCCCTTCTTCTTGAGGAGAATGCAACAGAAGAGAAATCGTCATCCTCAAATTTTTCGtagaagaaaattttattttataatagagGATAATTTCTTGAACAATTAAACAGATGTTCTAAATTCTAAAACATAAAGGAAATAAATCATAACATATATATCATAATTTTTAACTTATAAAGAACAgaaaaaaatcctaataaaaaaaaagattttaacaaactCCCAATCCTAACTTATTAAACGGACTcacaatttaaaaattttaaaaaaaataaaaattatcaaagatATTATAAATaccaaaaaaacaaaaattattaaaaaataaaaattataaaaaatagtaataaaaatctttagatcttcctatatcaaacacagaagttgattttttaaaaaaaaaataggtgcTCTACAATTTAAAAGGTCTTGAGGCTATGACTTTAGGGCATGATGACATCCAATGTTAAGATAGTAACTTAAGGCATTTGGATTGGGTCTAATAAGAGATGGCTAAGTTGATCAACAAATTTTGGCTTAAATTCATTAATAGACCTGACTAAAGTTTATTAATGAACCTAGAagtataaaaattctaaaactagAGTAGGTAAATGAAGAAGGAAGTCTAGGGAAGATAGTCTTGTTCCGAAACAATAGTTGTGAGGCTAGCTCCAAGAGATATAGTTTTGTGTCAATTGACTAAAGTTGGGATGCGATGGAGAGATTAACACCATAATGATATTGAGTAGGAGAGACCAACACATAGCGGTGTTAGTTTGGCAAAATCAATATTAAAATAGTAGAATTGTTGGATGGAGAGATAGCACCTTAATCCCAATTGTgtcatattaaaaataaaaaaaatactattctatcaatggaaaaatttatttaaaacctTTTTTTATAAACCTACATTACAAATGATATATATCCttacattataaattaaaaatcataaattaacactactttatcattaattataaGCTCAATTTTTaatagagagaaaaaatagaTTTATGTTTTCAATGCTCTTAACTATAAATCTCGAACATCACTGATATAatagttcaaattttttattaaaatattttaattttataaatctctCATAAATTTTATATTGAAAATGTCCTTACTATAGTGATGATGTTAGTCAACAGAAATCTTTAGGTAACGTTTGAATGATAGGCTGTGCCTTGAATGCTTTGGAAGTTGGATTGATATTATAGCTAATGGAGAGAAAGCTATTATTGAAAGTAAATCTTAATAGCTGGTCAGacagaaaataaatttatctaattaaaaaattaattaagtattattaatgaaaattaattaagtattatttttaaaaactaaatattaaaatagataaaaaaaaagaatataattcacgtataaaaaatataatattactcTGATATCCTTAAtaatcttaaaaattataaaaaaaaatctattttaattgACCAGATTCTGAGTATCTAGTATTATCTGATGATGTGCAgtttaagaaatttaaaaatttagatgtgaCTTTTAAGAAAATATCGATagtaattagaaattcaaaaaaaacCGCTTGAATTAATAGATGGTGTCGTGTTTGAGAAATAAAGATAAAGAAATAAGGAAGAGGATAATGAttcatataaaataaaaaataaagaaaaaaaggaaaataattattaacacgatttataaaaataatgtaGTGGGTATGAAAATACAATTATTACAGTGTTAAATATAATTCgtgtaatttttattattataaaaatcCATTGCGCCATTCGCATCCTGTGGATAAACGTACTCCGCTTGCCGACGTAGAAAATATCTGAGCAAATGTGTTAAGAGTTGAGATCATCTTCATTGTTCAAATCAGATTCTCAGAGTTTTATATCCTCATATTTACTCGTCGATTAGACGGGTATGATATCATATCGATATGCACTGTATTCTTGAATGATGTAATCCATCCAATCAACAATAAACATGCGGATATAAGAATCTTAGGAGAGAATCAGATCTCTTCATTGTCCCCGACAAAATCAGCAGCCACACTGAACTGATTGGAGGAGGTGACCTTATCCATAATCTCATGGAGTTCGTTGGGAACGTCGTCCTCTTCTACGCCGTCGCCTTCCTCCTCGCCGCCGTCACACACGCCGCCCTCTTCCGCAGCCGCCGCCATGAGCCTCCTCTGCCTCCCGGCCCTCGCGGCCTCCCCCTCCTCGGCAGCCTCCCTTTCCTCCGCCCCGACCTGCACGCCCACTTCGCTCGCCTCGCGCGCGACCACGGCCCCATCTTCAGCCTCCGCCTCGGAAGCAAGCTCGCCGTCGTCATCTCCTCGCCCGCCATCGCCCGCGAGGTGCTGCGCGACCACGACGCCGTCTTCGCCAACCGTGACGTCCCCGCCGCCGCCCGCATCATCTCCTACGGCGGCGACGCCGATATCGCCTGGAACCCCAACGGCCCCACGTGGCGGATGCTGCGCCGCGTCTGCGTCCGCGAGATGCTAGGCCCCTCGGGGCTCGACGCCGTCTACGCGCTCCGCCGTCGGGAGGTGCGGGCTTCGGTGGAAAGAATCCGGTCGCGGGCCGGGAGCGCGGTGGATGTCGGCGTGGAGATGTTCCTGGCGACGATGAACGCGGTGACGAGGACGCTGTGGGGCAGCACGCTGGAGGAGGGCGACGAGAGGAGCATCGAGGTGGGAAGGGAGTTCCGGAAGCTGGTGGCGGAGATCACGGAGCTCCTGGGGCGCCCCAACGTATCGGACTTCTTCCCGGCGGTGGCGTGGATGGATCTGCAGGGGATCCAGCGCCAGATGCGCACGCTCCTGCGCCGGTTCGACCAAATCTTCGAGGAGATCATCGAgatgaggaaaaggaagaagcaACGCGGCGGCAGCGGAGAAGACTTTTTGGAGTTGATGCTGAGGCTGGAGAGGGAGGGCGGCGACGGGAAGACGCCATTCACCATGGCCAACGTCAAAGCTCTGCTCATGGTGCGTTGTACGCTAAAATATTAAtcaattatatttttataaataattattttaaaaatacttctaaaattaatttttaatctgattatttttttttttaaaaataacaatTTGGCAGGACATGGTGGTGGGCGGATCAGAGACCTCATCCAACACGGTAGAGTGGGCCATGGCCGAGATAGTACGTAAGCCAGAGATTCTCCGGCGAGTCCAGGCGGAGCTTGACTCCGTGGTGGGTCGCGACGCCGTCGTCGAAGAGTCCCATATTTTCCGGCTCCCCTACCTCTCTGCCGTCATCAAGGAGGTGCTCCGTCTTCACCCAGCCCTCCCGCTGATGGTCCCCCACTGCCCCAGCGCCACCTGCGTCATCGGTGGCTACACCGTTCCCTCCGGCTCCAGGGTCTTTGTCAACGTGTGGGCCATCCACCGGGACCCAGAAATTTGGCAGGATCCTCTGGAGTTCAGGCCGGAGAGGTTCGCCGGCGTCGGCGAGGGGGGGAATCAGAGCTGGGACTTCAGCGGCAACGACTTCAGGTACCTTCCGTTCGGGTCGGGGCGGAGGATATGCGCGGGGATGGTGATGGCGGAGCGGATGGTGGCGTACATGGTGGCGACTCTGGTGCACTCGTTCGAGTGGCAGGCAGCGGAGGGGAATAAGGAAGCGGTGGAGGAGGACATGGAGGAGAAGTTTGGGATTGTGATGAAGAAGGCCCGGTCGCTGGTGCTGGTGCCTACGCCAACGCTTGCGAGAGAAGATCTATACTCGTAAGCAATGCATTGTAAATTGGATTGACAGTTATAATCGCTTGAACACATGTGGAATGCTTCGCGATGGCTATTGAAGTTATAGTTTGTCACTCTTTTCTCAgatatatcaaaattatttagaTCTTTTAATAACAGCTAAATCTTCTCCCATGGATTAACATTCACCAgaacaaaaaaaacaaatttcTAGAGATAATTCTATGCAAAAACTCACTGATATTGTGTCTAAGATTGACTCTTGAGGATGGACCACTTTACTCATAGATGGAAATTCATGGACCCTATCTATTATACAGGTAGGGTCCATAAGATCTCACCTATCAGCAACCATTGGTCCAGGAGCGGACCAGGGGTTACGGTCCAGAGGATCCTGAATGTTGAGAATGGGTCTTAAGTGTAGGAGGTCAGTTGACGTGGGTCAAAGTTAAAGCGGAATAAGAGAATGTTTAACCAGACCTCCAAATTGGTAGGATGGTGAGTTTCAACCTTGTGCACAGATGGAGTGTTAAGCTAGGAGCTCATCCGATTGGATCCTCCGGCTGATCAAGTCTCAAAGCTTGATTTCACAATCAATTATAAATTATGAAGTCAAGTATCAATTATCCCGATCAAGTGCTTCAACTGATCGAACGTATGATCCAATCGGACATGCTAGATACTTGGTTGCGTATAGTTCAAATAAAgaaaccaagtgaaagctgaGTCGCCAACTACACTCAAAAACATTGATCAAGTACTACTCGAGAGTCAGGGTCGGTCAAACTATACCAATAATTCGATTGGTTGGTCAAAATAGTCTATTGTGTGCCCTGTAATTCAACAAATTATTACGCTTTATAGCCTTTTGTGTCATGGAGGACAGAGGATATTTTGCAAGTAAATCACACTTTCGAAGCTTCCAGTCTGTCAAATCACAGAGATTTGCGAGCTCATTTTAGGGAAAGTGTTAGGATCACTTTACAGTCTGTCCTTTTTGGAAATGCTTTGTAATTCATGCATAGACACAACAATGGCAAGTGGCAAACCGCCACCCTAGCGGCCCCCTGGCCCCGGCCCCACAAGattccagagggagtaaatcacggttaatgctggGCAGGATAGGTGACTGGAGGTCGAAGGAATTTTTGGCGTAGCAGACCAGGGTTTTATCCCCGAGTGCAACTGGCGACCTTCGACCCCACGACTTCAGTGGCAAGCTGCAGGCACCtaaccagctgatccagcccgtgggggctGCATAGACACAACAATGATATTATAAAAGGGGGTCTTCATCCACATGTGGAGGTATGCGATGCTATATATTTATACACGCTCATTGCTACAATTTCTTTCACTATTcctttttcaaaactgattactgacttgagcatcggagggccaacgcatGAGCCCCCTTCCTTGGCCTGACAGCCAATGCTCATTGTGACACGCATGACAACTTGAAGTCTTTAATTGGTCAACAGCAAAGCTGAGTTTCCAGCTAGCCATTTTTCCAGTTTTTAAACAGGATCATATATAGCGTCGTCTATGGAAACTTTGCCTGATCTAGAACATGAAGATAGACGAGACTGGATGACTCACCATAGTAACATTGACGCAAGAAGAACTGGAGATGTTAATAGAAGCTCGTGCAGCTAAAATGGTGCAACAATGACAAGTAGCAGTTGAGTGTCATTTGCCGAACAACCTCACTATATCTACAACTGGCCAAGATACGCTGGACACAGAACCCGAGTGGAGGGCCCGGCCCGTTCTAGCCGATCTAGTCCCCTTTGGCAGTCTTTCCTCAAGTACTCGTTCCACCAATTAGCCTACAACCAGTGTCGCCTTCACTGATTGCATATCACATGGCGCTGTTTTGAACACGCCTAGAGGACATGGGTCGAGCGATGAGGACGTGAGGATCGTCTTCTAGAATGCCCCCGCATGGGATTTCTGTAAGGAAAGGCTTCCATGACGAGTGACTCCCCTGAGCGGGCTAGCACGTCATTCTCTAAAGAGATATTGGAGGGCAAAATCCTGAAACATTATCAATCCTTGTCGATCGGGGAGTACACAAGAGCGATCAACCCTGATGAccatttattaaaatttgaaaatgtggTCATACTCTATCGGTACACAGATGGAGTCAACTGTCAAGTGTTCCTCACTACTTTGGCGGGTTCAGCGTAAAGATGGTTCAAACGACTCTTTGTTGAGTCCATTGTAATATCAAGGACTTTTGAACAGTCTTCCTTCATCACTTTGCCAGTAGTCGTCGTGACCACAAGACGACGGTGAATCTGTTCTTACTTAAACAGGGGCCCAAGGAGATGCTGAGGACATACATTAAGCGATTTATTTAAGTCGCCATAGATGTCCCCTTGGCCACCCTAGAAATTTTGATGAGTACCTTCTCCCAGGGACTTATAGATAATAACTTTTTCTGATCCCTCATCAGGAAGCCTCCGAGGGCTTTCGACCATCTGCTTAGATGAGCCACCAAATACATCAATATTGAAAAAGCTTAATCCCCTCGAAAAAAATAGTTCCTAAGCAGGGCGCCGCTCTGTGTGTCGATCGGCCAACAACAATTTACCTCCAAAAGGGCCCCAACTAGGCCCTCCGCCACCGTAGCACAAGTCAAGGTCATATGTGTAAGTACTCAGGTTAGTTTTAATGTGGTTAACcgagttaagttaagttttgttgtgtttaatccttatatctaagtgtgcaggagcttagaaatacaataagtcgagcggaagacgcagctggcgagaagaatggcacaggaagggagtcgacggttTCGGTGCGTCCAAGGTataaggtgctacggaagagtatgctagcagacgagaaggaagcacactacATTTATGatggacgagaaaccggagcggaagactattCGAGGAGAAGACTGGAGTTGGGTTctggtgagctcaactttggaagGCCGGAGGATCACTCAAGCAATTGGAGAAGaagtgagcaactggaaaaggtGTCGGATGGTTAGCGTATGACTGACTGATCCGATCGCCTAAACTAGTTGGTCCAAGCACCCAGACCACCAAGGCGCCTACCAGGCGCCTCGTCATAGTGTCGTTGCTGTGGATCACCTTCGGGTCCACATCAACAATAATCCTAGCTCTCGGACATGGTCCAGGTGctcaaacattaaaaaaaaattgatctcaAAGTCATTGCATGGAGATAAAGTTTGCCTCACTGGAGGCGCCAGGAGAGGGTCTAGGCGTTCAGAGATGTCATGTCAATAAATGGCTAGTTTCAACCAATAAGCTATAAATAAGCCATGGTCTTCTTCATTCAAATACAACACTTTCTATATTCGAGTTTTCCATTCTATTCTTCAAAGTTCTGTGCGTTCAACGTTCTGCATAAGGTGTCTCCGCCTCCGACCTGTGTTAAAGAAAGAGTTGACTAGTTGAGCCtcacttgccttggattagcaacctccctcgTTGCAAACCAGGTAAATCCTTTTTTTGTCTTGTACTTATTTTATGCAATTTAGTTTCATTTATTAaagtgtttattttaatcaaaGTTGAAAGTTTTGAAAAGAGTATTTTTATCATTTCAGACAAGTCACCCTCTCTTGTTGGTCACACCGGGACCAactattggtgcaatcatgccctgggtGTTTTTAATGTGTTgataactatttaagtttaggttaatatgtttggatctaacgtgtgctgcaagttttgcaggaagaagtccaagaaggtcgagtaccGGAGTCTTAGCAGGAGAAAGTctttgcaggtcagaagaccgggtataaggcaagagaagtccaaggaggtcgaggACCGGAGTCTTGGCAAGAAAGTCGAGGGATGAGTTTATCTGGCACGAGGTATTGGTTGGGAAACCAGcaagcaatcgattggtaaatcgattgagACGCATAACTGAACAGAATactactgaatcgatcagccgatcgattggaggaaaccaatcgatcggtcgatcgattgatgGCCTCTGCGCGAAAGCACAGAATgaacttgaatcgatcagccgatcgattcaagtaatccaatcgatcggccgattgattcaCATGCTTTCTGCGCAAGAGCACAGTgcgaacctggatcgatcagccgatcgattggagataatcaatcgatcggtcgatcgattcacaaggCTTCTGCACGAAGGAGCAGTGTgattttgaatcgatcagccgatcgattgaatccaCTTCTGTACTTATGAAATATGCGGCTGAATCGATCCAAtgttggcccaatcgatcgtgACGACGCTCAACGGCTATATTTGAATTGATTGAAGATGTGCTCAATCGATCGACGACGACGATCACGTGAGAAACGACTACTTTTGAAGACAAATGAAAAGGGGAAATGCACTGTAGCAAAAACAACTCTCGAATACTCATTGTGCTAAGAAAAGATAGAGCTCTCCAAGTGATTTCCAAGCAAAAAAATTTGAGTCTCTTCCTCCTAAGCCTAGATTTCATCTTATAAGAGGAAGAGACAACCTTGTAAAGGTTTCTTCACCTTCGTTTGTGATAatgagaaggagaagttcatatTGGAGCTTGATATTGTGGGTGTGtgtcttagattagtcacctccttatcaccaataagtggtattagagtgagggcatttcagaaggactaaccgtcaactgaAGTAAATAAATTGATGGTCGAACGAAGCATCAATCCGCCacagttcaagggggagttcacaTACTGGAAATGCCAAACATAGAtattcctaaaaactgatttcaaaattattttaataattaagtatgattttgtagttcccaaggatcaacaaggagaggagaaagaagaatacCTGTGGTGAAGAAGGAGGAAAATGACTTCGCAGCCAACAGTCAAGTAGAATAGCACTTGCTAAGCGTATTACTACCTTAAGAAGTCAACTGCATCGGAAGCTACTTATCAACCAAAGAACTCTGAGAAAATTTTTTGGAGCTCCATGAAGGTACATCTGAAGTGAAGCTTACACGACAAGACATTCTTCAGAATCAACTGACAAACCTCCACCTGGAAAAAGGTAAAACAGTAGCTCAACTACATGCGAAGATCAATGAGCTGATCGCCAGATTGATCAATCTTGGTGAAATGGTGACCAACCGGGACTCAGTTCGCTAGGCGCTCAACGCCTTTCCCAAAACTTCAGAGTGATCCTCGATCATAAACGCCTACTgtatatcaaaggacctagaggtaaATACACTAGAAGGTCTCTTTTCGACATTATAATTACATGAATCTAAATGTACAGGTGCGAGAAAAGAGTCAAGCCAAAACCTAGCTCTAAGAGCCAATAAGAAGGActaactcgagtcagactcagatctTGACGTAAACCAAGAAgagtatatggtaaggaagtttaaaaaaaaaaaacaagtttaaAGAGATGCagaccaag
This window of the Zingiber officinale cultivar Zhangliang chromosome 3B, Zo_v1.1, whole genome shotgun sequence genome carries:
- the LOC122056197 gene encoding flavonoid 3'-monooxygenase CYP75B137-like, with the translated sequence MEFVGNVVLFYAVAFLLAAVTHAALFRSRRHEPPLPPGPRGLPLLGSLPFLRPDLHAHFARLARDHGPIFSLRLGSKLAVVISSPAIAREVLRDHDAVFANRDVPAAARIISYGGDADIAWNPNGPTWRMLRRVCVREMLGPSGLDAVYALRRREVRASVERIRSRAGSAVDVGVEMFLATMNAVTRTLWGSTLEEGDERSIEVGREFRKLVAEITELLGRPNVSDFFPAVAWMDLQGIQRQMRTLLRRFDQIFEEIIEMRKRKKQRGGSGEDFLELMLRLEREGGDGKTPFTMANVKALLMDMVVGGSETSSNTVEWAMAEIVRKPEILRRVQAELDSVVGRDAVVEESHIFRLPYLSAVIKEVLRLHPALPLMVPHCPSATCVIGGYTVPSGSRVFVNVWAIHRDPEIWQDPLEFRPERFAGVGEGGNQSWDFSGNDFRYLPFGSGRRICAGMVMAERMVAYMVATLVHSFEWQAAEGNKEAVEEDMEEKFGIVMKKARSLVLVPTPTLAREDLYS